Proteins encoded within one genomic window of Amorphoplanes friuliensis DSM 7358:
- a CDS encoding PPOX class F420-dependent oxidoreductase, producing MTSQPEIIPGKFLDLLERPLIAHLATVREDGAPQVNPMWFSWDGAFIRFTHTNFRRKYRNVTANPAVSLSIVDPANPYRYLEVRGVVERIDADPAGAFFMELAQRYGAPFGAEPPADAAARVIFVVRPTATSAH from the coding sequence ATGACTTCTCAACCAGAGATCATCCCTGGCAAGTTTCTCGATCTTCTGGAGCGACCACTGATCGCGCATCTGGCGACCGTTCGCGAGGACGGCGCCCCGCAGGTCAATCCGATGTGGTTCAGCTGGGACGGCGCTTTCATCCGCTTCACCCACACCAACTTCCGACGCAAGTACCGCAACGTCACGGCGAATCCGGCGGTGTCGCTGTCGATCGTCGATCCGGCCAATCCGTACCGTTACCTCGAGGTTCGGGGTGTCGTCGAGCGTATCGACGCGGACCCGGCGGGTGCGTTCTTCATGGAGCTGGCCCAACGGTACGGCGCCCCGTTCGGCGCTGAGCCACCGGCCGACGCCGCCGCCCGCGTGATTTTCGTGGTGCGCCCCACCGCCACCAGCGCACACTGA
- a CDS encoding aldo/keto reductase encodes MQYRTLGRTGVQVSTLALGAMNFGKIGNTTQDEASAIVGAALDAGVNLIDTADVYSGGQSEEMVGKAIAGRRDDIVLATKASLPMGADRNRSGGSRRWLVTALDDSLRRLDVDYVDLYQIHRWDPATSDDETLSALTDLQRAGKIRYFGSSTFPAYRVVQAQWAAREHGLSRYISEQPNYSILQRGVEGHVLPVTEEYGMGVLVWSPLASGWLSGAIRAGQEVATNRSGFMKQRFDTSIPANRAKLDAVEQLAKVADQAGLTMIQLALGFVTAHPAVTTALIGPRTMDHLHSQLAAADTVLPADLLEAIDTIVAPGVDLAAYEKNDTPPALLDRTLRRR; translated from the coding sequence ATGCAGTACCGAACCCTTGGGCGCACCGGCGTGCAGGTCAGCACACTCGCGCTGGGCGCCATGAACTTCGGCAAGATCGGCAACACGACTCAGGACGAGGCGAGTGCCATCGTCGGAGCCGCTCTCGACGCCGGGGTGAACCTCATCGACACGGCAGATGTTTACAGCGGTGGTCAGTCCGAGGAAATGGTCGGCAAGGCCATCGCCGGACGCCGTGACGACATCGTGCTCGCCACCAAAGCAAGCCTGCCGATGGGTGCGGACCGCAACCGCAGCGGCGGGTCCCGGCGCTGGCTCGTCACCGCGCTGGACGACAGTCTGCGCCGGTTGGACGTCGACTATGTGGATCTTTACCAGATTCACCGGTGGGATCCGGCCACCAGCGACGACGAGACCTTGTCGGCTCTGACCGACCTGCAACGGGCCGGCAAGATCCGCTACTTCGGCTCGTCGACCTTCCCGGCCTACCGGGTCGTCCAGGCCCAGTGGGCCGCCCGCGAGCACGGCCTGAGCCGCTACATCAGCGAGCAGCCCAACTACTCGATCCTGCAACGCGGCGTCGAAGGCCATGTGCTCCCCGTGACCGAGGAGTACGGCATGGGGGTGCTCGTCTGGAGCCCCCTGGCTTCGGGCTGGCTCTCCGGCGCGATCCGCGCGGGCCAAGAGGTCGCCACCAACCGTTCGGGGTTCATGAAACAGCGCTTCGACACCAGCATCCCCGCCAACCGCGCCAAACTCGACGCCGTCGAGCAGCTGGCGAAGGTGGCCGATCAGGCCGGTCTGACGATGATCCAGCTCGCCCTGGGCTTCGTCACCGCGCACCCCGCCGTGACGACCGCGCTCATCGGCCCGCGCACGATGGACCACCTGCACTCGCAGCTCGCCGCCGCGGACACGGTGCTCCCGGCCGACCTGCTCGAAGCCATCGACACCATCGTCGCTCCCGGCGTCGACCTCGCCGCCTACGAGAAGAACGACACCCCGCCGGCCCTTCTCGACAGGACGCTGCGCCGCCGCTGA
- a CDS encoding (4Fe-4S)-binding protein: MATRAPAPSWASTMSEPNLKSYPGSDITVMFDGGRCLHFAECVRGLPEVFDVSARPWIAPDNAAAAALAAVVERCPSGALQYTRHDGGVEETPPDPTVVTTNERGQILLHGNLTFTGPGTQPHPRYRMTLCACGRSAQRPFCDNACRST, translated from the coding sequence GTGGCGACCAGAGCTCCCGCGCCGTCCTGGGCGAGCACGATGAGTGAGCCGAACCTGAAGTCCTACCCGGGATCCGACATCACTGTCATGTTCGACGGCGGTCGATGCCTGCACTTCGCCGAGTGCGTGCGGGGGCTCCCGGAGGTGTTCGACGTCTCCGCACGGCCCTGGATCGCCCCGGACAACGCTGCCGCCGCCGCGCTGGCCGCCGTCGTGGAACGCTGCCCCAGCGGCGCGTTGCAATACACCCGGCACGACGGAGGCGTCGAGGAGACACCGCCCGACCCCACCGTCGTGACCACGAACGAGCGCGGGCAGATCCTGCTGCACGGCAACCTGACGTTCACCGGCCCCGGCACGCAACCTCACCCGCGTTACCGGATGACGCTGTGCGCTTGCGGCCGATCAGCGCAGCGACCGTTCTGTGACAACGCGTGCCGCAGCACCTGA
- a CDS encoding GNAT family N-acetyltransferase, whose protein sequence is MSDNVDVRDNPAQHRYEIAVDGDLAGFAVYYLEKERIVFIHTEVAIAYEGRGMGSRLARQALDDVRGKGLRVVPACPFIARFIRTHPEYQDLTRGDQSSRAVLGEHDE, encoded by the coding sequence ATGAGCGACAACGTCGACGTGCGCGACAATCCCGCCCAGCATCGCTACGAGATCGCGGTGGACGGCGATCTCGCGGGCTTTGCCGTGTATTACCTCGAGAAGGAGCGGATCGTCTTCATTCACACCGAGGTGGCGATCGCCTACGAAGGACGAGGGATGGGCAGCCGGCTCGCGCGTCAAGCCCTCGACGACGTACGCGGAAAGGGCTTGCGGGTGGTGCCGGCGTGTCCGTTCATCGCGAGGTTCATCAGGACCCACCCGGAGTATCAAGATTTGACCCGTGGCGACCAGAGCTCCCGCGCCGTCCTGGGCGAGCACGATGAGTGA
- a CDS encoding alpha/beta hydrolase yields MSRVLPRILAALVTAGAGLVAVPWAHAATSPVQHSVDAPVSQDRFVGVPASPLPAEAATRTTRSVVSKLRWGSCPTDAPAPQQCATLQVPLDYRHPHGRAISVEVSRIPAADPAKRKGVLMLNGGGPSANLDVPTAFGTLLPAEVRDSYDLVAFDPRGIGYSTPMSCGRGADELIRDLQLSLLSFPAADGSIGTNVSFAKRMAKQCAANSGDLLKHITTANVARDMDQIRRALGERTVSYYGLSWGTYLGSLYRALFPRTVDRMVIDSSVDPNVRGYADFRTFSGAMEDRWPDLAAFGVANAGSVRLGTTPRQVRKNYLALTARLDHHPVMLADTPAPINGNFVRLFTWLLSYSDAALIGTEEAPLPQMAQLWRAAGAVAAGHAIAADGAFLAGLANGLVASGTLPNVPQDNLLSVGWAYSCGDKAWPRKVGTYARNVAADRATFPLTAGAPANIAPCSAWAVQPVGPEPTVEPIGRRNVLILQNYRDPSTPLRGARGMRRAMGSDAVLVTVDASGHGVLIHPRPNACAIGALTSYLTTGALPATDKTCA; encoded by the coding sequence ATGTCCCGTGTGCTTCCCCGCATCCTGGCCGCCCTGGTGACCGCCGGCGCCGGCCTCGTCGCCGTGCCCTGGGCCCACGCCGCCACCTCCCCCGTCCAGCACAGTGTGGACGCGCCGGTCTCCCAGGACCGGTTCGTCGGTGTGCCGGCGTCGCCGCTTCCGGCCGAAGCCGCGACGCGGACCACTCGATCAGTGGTGTCCAAGCTGCGGTGGGGTAGCTGTCCCACCGATGCGCCGGCTCCACAGCAGTGCGCAACGCTGCAGGTGCCGCTCGACTACCGCCACCCCCACGGCCGGGCGATCTCGGTGGAGGTGTCGCGCATCCCGGCAGCCGACCCAGCGAAGCGCAAAGGCGTCCTGATGCTCAACGGCGGAGGCCCCAGCGCGAACCTCGACGTGCCGACCGCATTCGGCACCCTGTTGCCCGCCGAGGTGCGTGACAGCTATGACCTGGTGGCTTTCGACCCGCGCGGTATCGGCTACAGCACGCCGATGAGCTGCGGCCGCGGTGCCGACGAGCTGATCCGTGACCTACAGCTGTCACTTCTTTCGTTCCCCGCCGCCGACGGCTCGATCGGCACGAACGTGTCGTTCGCGAAGCGAATGGCCAAGCAGTGCGCCGCGAACTCCGGTGACCTGCTGAAGCACATCACCACCGCGAACGTCGCCCGCGACATGGACCAGATCCGCCGGGCGCTCGGTGAGCGCACGGTTTCCTACTACGGCCTCTCCTGGGGTACGTACCTCGGCTCGCTCTATCGGGCGCTGTTCCCGCGCACCGTCGACCGGATGGTGATCGACAGCTCGGTCGATCCGAATGTCCGCGGCTACGCCGATTTCCGGACTTTCAGCGGCGCGATGGAGGACCGCTGGCCCGACCTCGCCGCCTTCGGCGTCGCCAACGCCGGCTCCGTACGTCTCGGCACCACCCCACGGCAGGTGCGGAAGAACTATCTGGCGCTGACGGCTCGGCTCGACCACCACCCAGTCATGCTGGCGGACACGCCAGCCCCGATCAATGGCAACTTCGTCCGGCTGTTCACGTGGCTCCTGTCCTACAGCGACGCCGCGCTCATCGGCACTGAGGAAGCGCCACTTCCGCAGATGGCTCAGCTGTGGCGCGCTGCCGGTGCTGTCGCCGCGGGACACGCCATCGCCGCCGATGGTGCGTTCCTGGCCGGCCTGGCCAACGGTCTGGTCGCCAGCGGCACGCTGCCGAATGTTCCGCAGGACAACCTCCTCTCGGTCGGGTGGGCGTACAGCTGCGGCGACAAGGCCTGGCCCCGCAAGGTCGGGACCTACGCCCGCAACGTCGCGGCCGACCGGGCCACGTTCCCGCTGACCGCCGGTGCTCCCGCGAACATCGCGCCCTGCTCGGCGTGGGCCGTGCAGCCGGTCGGACCGGAGCCGACGGTCGAACCGATCGGCCGGCGTAACGTGCTGATTCTGCAGAACTACCGAGACCCGTCCACCCCGCTGCGCGGGGCCCGCGGCATGCGCCGGGCGATGGGCTCGGATGCGGTGCTGGTCACGGTCGACGCCAGCGGCCATGGCGTGCTGATTCATCCGAGGCCGAACGCCTGCGCGATCGGCGCCCTCACTTCCTATCTCACCACCGGAGCTTTGCCCGCCACCGACAAGACCTGCGCGTAA
- a CDS encoding MerR family transcriptional regulator has protein sequence MPWSTRELAELAGATVNTIRHYHRLGLLDEPIRGYNGYKKYDVRHLVRLLRIRRLADLGIPLSQVDEVSAGGEGTPDALQELDRKLAASIEHIQQARADIAAILQGDAPADAPAGFEPVASRLSDADNSILHVYTQLYDEAALADLRQMVEVDAESAAVGNEINALPGDADEATRQRLAERLAPTLAQNLLDYPWLRNPVGHLSKNRGVTHQTVIQAVVEFYNPAQIDVLSRAGALAQGLLQDGEHSASN, from the coding sequence ATGCCCTGGAGCACCCGCGAGCTTGCCGAACTGGCAGGCGCCACGGTGAACACCATTCGGCACTATCACCGGCTTGGCCTGCTGGACGAGCCGATCCGCGGGTACAACGGGTATAAAAAATACGATGTAAGGCATTTGGTACGGCTCCTGCGGATCCGGCGACTCGCCGATCTGGGCATACCACTGTCGCAGGTCGATGAGGTAAGCGCGGGAGGCGAAGGCACCCCGGATGCGCTACAAGAATTGGACCGCAAACTTGCGGCGAGCATTGAGCATATCCAGCAGGCTCGGGCCGATATCGCGGCGATCCTGCAGGGTGACGCGCCGGCCGATGCACCGGCGGGGTTCGAGCCCGTCGCGTCACGCTTGTCTGATGCGGACAATTCGATTCTTCACGTCTATACGCAGCTCTACGACGAGGCGGCTCTGGCGGACTTGCGGCAAATGGTGGAAGTCGATGCCGAATCCGCCGCTGTAGGGAATGAAATCAACGCTCTACCGGGGGATGCCGACGAGGCCACTCGGCAGCGGCTCGCAGAACGGCTCGCGCCCACTCTCGCGCAGAATCTTCTGGACTATCCTTGGCTGAGAAACCCGGTAGGACACCTGTCGAAAAATCGGGGCGTCACGCATCAGACGGTGATCCAAGCAGTGGTGGAATTCTACAACCCCGCCCAGATCGACGTCCTTTCACGGGCCGGTGCCCTCGCACAAGGGCTTTTGCAGGACGGCGAGCACTCGGCGTCGAACTGA
- a CDS encoding ATP-binding protein has protein sequence MDLVGRRVEREAVEKFLSLARVGRSGSLLVRGEAGIGKTAVLEHARQAALASHFRVESSVGVESETQFAFAGLHQLCAPLLDRTGVLSEPQRDALGVAFGLHGGAAPDRFLVGLAILNLMAEVAEGQPLLCLVDDAQWLDEASAEVLAFVARRVGAERLALVFGLRDSDDADHLPFTGLPELRLERLGASDARALLSAAVRTPLDEGVRERILAEASGNPLALLELPRNIRPADFAGGFELPDVLDVPHRIEEGFRRRSASLPPETQLLLLVAASEPTGDAALLWRAAARLNLVREAAVPAEIAGLLEIGVRVRFRHPLVRSAVYRAATPPDRRRAHGALADSTDPKADPDRRAWQRAQSVLGVDEEAAEGLERSAERARARGGMAAAAAFLQRAAELTPEPALRAQRALDAAHAKHEAGATEAALELLAVAAAGPLDALPRARLDLLLAQIAFYQSRGSDVPGMLLDAAKTLAPLNPALARETYLHAIDAAIHAGRLVHGRGLLEAAEAALEAPAPSTPPQPVDLLLDGLATRFTRGYEVSVGPLRRALETLRDHGSRTGDGDLRWLWLACHVAAMLWDDEALYVLAGRAVRLSREAGALSMLPAALNALASVLVLTGDLGRAAELAAEETAITQATGAPPLPNARLMLAVWRGQQPEALELYSAMVEEATGRGEGATVGLAQATLAALHNGLGNYDEALAAAQPPWEYDDLAYSSLALPELIEAASRAGQPKRAFAALEQLTSRARASGTQFALGLTARSRALLTTGPAAEEHYRQAIERLSDCRMAVYLARTHLVYGEWLRREGRRQDARDQLRTAYKLLSDMGAEAFAARAARELRATGEHPSKRNAEPADALTAHELHIARLVATGLTSREVGAQLFLSPRTIETHLRNIFRKLGITSRRELKELHLP, from the coding sequence GTGGATCTGGTGGGCCGGCGCGTAGAGCGTGAAGCGGTCGAGAAGTTCCTCTCGCTGGCGCGCGTCGGGCGCAGCGGCTCTCTGTTGGTGCGCGGGGAGGCTGGGATCGGCAAAACTGCCGTGCTCGAGCACGCCCGGCAGGCGGCGCTCGCCTCTCACTTCCGAGTGGAGTCCTCGGTCGGCGTCGAGTCCGAGACGCAGTTCGCCTTCGCCGGCCTGCACCAGCTGTGTGCGCCTCTGCTGGATCGCACCGGCGTGCTGTCCGAGCCGCAGCGGGACGCACTCGGCGTGGCGTTCGGACTCCACGGCGGCGCCGCGCCGGACCGGTTCCTGGTCGGCTTGGCCATCCTCAACCTGATGGCCGAGGTCGCCGAGGGGCAGCCGTTGCTGTGTCTGGTCGATGACGCTCAGTGGTTGGACGAGGCGTCAGCGGAGGTCCTGGCTTTCGTGGCCCGGCGGGTGGGGGCCGAAAGGCTCGCTCTCGTGTTCGGGCTGCGCGACAGTGACGACGCCGACCACCTTCCGTTCACCGGGTTGCCAGAGCTACGTCTGGAACGGCTCGGTGCGTCCGATGCGCGTGCGCTGCTCAGTGCCGCGGTGCGGACCCCGCTGGACGAGGGGGTGCGCGAACGAATCCTCGCCGAAGCGAGCGGCAACCCGTTGGCGCTGCTGGAGCTGCCCCGCAACATTCGGCCGGCCGACTTCGCGGGCGGATTCGAACTACCCGACGTGCTCGACGTCCCGCACCGCATCGAGGAGGGCTTCCGGCGCCGTTCGGCCAGCCTGCCGCCCGAAACGCAGTTGCTGCTGCTGGTGGCCGCGTCCGAACCGACAGGCGACGCGGCGTTGCTGTGGCGCGCGGCCGCGCGCCTGAACCTCGTTCGCGAGGCTGCGGTGCCCGCGGAGATCGCCGGGCTGTTGGAGATCGGCGTTCGGGTACGGTTCCGTCACCCGCTGGTGCGGTCGGCGGTCTATCGGGCAGCCACGCCGCCGGACCGTCGTCGCGCCCACGGCGCGCTGGCCGATTCGACCGACCCGAAGGCCGACCCGGACCGCAGGGCCTGGCAGCGGGCGCAGTCGGTGCTCGGCGTCGACGAAGAAGCTGCCGAAGGTTTGGAGCGCTCGGCCGAACGGGCGCGGGCCCGCGGGGGTATGGCCGCCGCGGCCGCGTTCCTGCAGCGCGCCGCCGAGCTGACGCCGGAGCCTGCGCTGCGTGCGCAGCGCGCGCTGGACGCGGCGCATGCCAAGCACGAGGCAGGCGCCACCGAGGCCGCCCTCGAGCTGCTGGCGGTCGCGGCCGCCGGGCCACTGGATGCCCTGCCCCGCGCCCGCCTCGATCTGCTCCTCGCCCAGATCGCGTTCTATCAGAGCCGGGGCAGTGATGTGCCGGGGATGCTGCTCGATGCCGCCAAGACACTCGCCCCTCTGAACCCGGCGCTGGCCCGCGAGACTTATCTGCACGCCATCGATGCCGCGATCCACGCCGGCCGCCTCGTCCATGGCCGCGGCTTGCTCGAGGCGGCCGAAGCCGCCCTCGAGGCGCCTGCGCCCTCGACGCCACCGCAGCCGGTCGATCTGCTGCTGGACGGACTGGCCACGAGATTCACGCGGGGGTACGAGGTAAGCGTCGGTCCGCTGCGCCGGGCACTCGAGACGCTCCGCGACCACGGTTCCCGAACTGGTGACGGTGACCTTCGCTGGCTGTGGCTGGCCTGCCATGTCGCGGCGATGCTGTGGGATGACGAGGCGCTTTACGTCCTGGCCGGCCGCGCGGTCCGGCTCTCCCGCGAGGCCGGCGCGCTGTCCATGCTTCCCGCCGCGCTCAATGCCCTGGCCTCGGTGCTCGTGCTCACCGGCGACCTCGGCCGCGCCGCTGAGCTGGCCGCCGAGGAGACCGCGATCACGCAGGCCACGGGGGCTCCGCCGCTGCCCAACGCCCGGCTCATGCTGGCCGTCTGGCGTGGACAGCAGCCCGAGGCGCTGGAGCTGTACTCAGCCATGGTCGAGGAGGCGACCGGGCGGGGGGAGGGAGCAACGGTCGGCCTGGCTCAGGCCACGCTGGCAGCACTGCACAACGGGCTGGGCAACTACGACGAGGCTCTCGCCGCCGCACAGCCGCCTTGGGAGTACGACGACCTGGCGTACAGCAGTCTCGCCCTGCCCGAGCTGATCGAAGCGGCATCCCGTGCCGGTCAGCCGAAACGTGCGTTCGCCGCGCTGGAGCAGCTCACCTCCCGCGCCCGCGCCAGTGGGACGCAGTTCGCGCTGGGGCTGACTGCGCGTTCACGGGCGCTGCTCACCACCGGTCCGGCTGCCGAGGAGCACTACCGCCAGGCGATCGAGCGGCTCAGCGACTGCCGGATGGCCGTCTACCTCGCCCGCACCCACCTCGTCTACGGCGAATGGCTACGCCGCGAAGGCCGCCGTCAGGATGCCCGCGATCAGCTCCGCACCGCCTACAAGCTGCTCTCGGACATGGGCGCGGAAGCCTTCGCGGCGCGGGCCGCCCGCGAGTTGCGCGCCACCGGCGAGCACCCGAGCAAACGCAACGCCGAACCCGCCGACGCACTCACCGCCCACGAACTGCACATCGCCCGCCTCGTGGCAACCGGACTTACCTCCCGCGAGGTCGGCGCGCAGCTGTTCCTCAGCCCACGAACCATCGAAACCCACTTGCGCAACATCTTCCGCAAGCTCGGCATCACCTCACGCCGGGAGCTCAAAGAGCTCCATCTTCCGTGA
- a CDS encoding sensor histidine kinase — translation MAQAAVLCFRRVRPIWCAFSVLALQICLASVAVPGEGLRGMALLIAVYTCGTMLPGPRAYVVAALAAFVEIGSFVVLSAIPAAVAADAAASPWPLVTRFSGQFFLTLLLYGTAALLGRSATIRRRYTEIVELRAAEVAENLRVRTEAALAAERTRMARELHDVAAHHLTALIVQATVVERMLDRDPDAARRAAAAIRTEGRSALGNLRSVVGTLRETGPIEPDGAAVPGLQGISELVASHADTGIHPKLIVSGKAGDLSAAAELTFYRVAQEALSNARDHAPGAEVTIKIDHRKEVSVLEVLNGPATAGPVRADRHHRGFGLIGMRERAGLVGAALTAGPTPHGGWSVKLTVPRESGRRS, via the coding sequence ATGGCGCAGGCAGCAGTCCTCTGTTTTCGCCGGGTCCGGCCGATCTGGTGCGCATTCTCGGTTCTCGCCCTGCAGATCTGCCTGGCCTCAGTAGCGGTGCCGGGCGAGGGTCTGCGAGGAATGGCACTACTCATAGCCGTCTACACCTGCGGCACGATGCTGCCCGGACCACGCGCCTACGTTGTGGCCGCGCTCGCGGCGTTCGTCGAGATCGGGAGCTTCGTGGTGCTCAGCGCGATTCCTGCGGCCGTCGCCGCGGACGCCGCCGCGTCGCCCTGGCCGCTGGTCACGCGCTTCTCCGGGCAGTTCTTCCTGACGCTGCTGCTGTACGGCACAGCGGCTCTGCTCGGCCGCAGCGCGACGATCCGCCGGCGTTACACCGAGATCGTCGAGCTCCGCGCGGCCGAGGTTGCGGAAAATCTCCGTGTTCGCACCGAAGCCGCCCTGGCCGCCGAGCGCACTCGGATGGCGCGCGAGTTGCACGATGTTGCTGCCCATCACCTGACGGCCCTCATCGTTCAAGCCACCGTTGTGGAACGGATGCTCGACCGGGACCCCGACGCCGCTCGCCGCGCCGCCGCCGCCATCCGTACCGAGGGCAGGAGTGCGCTGGGAAATCTGCGGTCGGTGGTGGGCACCCTCCGCGAGACCGGGCCGATCGAACCCGATGGCGCGGCCGTACCGGGACTGCAGGGGATCAGCGAACTGGTGGCCAGCCACGCGGACACGGGGATTCACCCGAAGTTGATCGTGTCGGGCAAAGCCGGCGACCTGTCGGCGGCGGCGGAGCTGACCTTCTACCGCGTGGCGCAGGAAGCACTTTCCAACGCTCGCGATCACGCCCCGGGCGCCGAGGTGACCATCAAGATCGACCACCGCAAGGAGGTCAGTGTGCTCGAGGTTCTCAACGGCCCGGCGACAGCTGGGCCGGTGCGAGCCGACCGTCACCATCGGGGATTCGGCCTGATCGGCATGCGCGAGCGGGCCGGCCTGGTCGGCGCCGCCTTGACCGCGGGTCCGACTCCACACGGCGGTTGGTCGGTCAAGCTGACCGTTCCTCGTGAGAGCGGCCGGCGTTCGTGA
- a CDS encoding cupin domain-containing protein has translation MKAIAANTGVALGFIDATVPPGRGSDPHAHRSESEAFYLLSGELEFLDGDRRFTARQGDFVLVPPGISHSFFNRGVHSARMVFMYSPGGPEGMFLDAGDEPRAGESAPAWGPEKIAEVLPA, from the coding sequence GTGAAGGCCATCGCAGCCAACACGGGTGTCGCGCTCGGTTTCATTGACGCGACTGTCCCACCAGGGCGTGGTTCCGATCCGCATGCGCACAGGAGTGAGAGCGAGGCGTTCTACCTTCTCTCCGGTGAGCTCGAGTTTCTGGACGGCGATCGTCGGTTCACTGCGCGGCAGGGAGACTTCGTCTTGGTACCGCCGGGTATCAGCCACTCCTTCTTCAACCGCGGAGTGCACAGCGCACGGATGGTCTTCATGTACTCCCCTGGCGGCCCGGAAGGCATGTTCCTGGATGCGGGCGACGAGCCGCGGGCCGGCGAGTCAGCACCGGCCTGGGGTCCGGAGAAGATCGCCGAGGTGCTGCCCGCCTAG
- a CDS encoding alpha/beta hydrolase, which translates to MHITIPRGPFELAAELHLPHSVDESTPLRAVVLSTPGSSVKEQIGANYASRLAARGIAALVFDPAHQGQSGGEPRDLEDPYRRGEDISYAIDTLSALPGIDPHRIGILGICAGGGYAIHTARTDHRIKAVGAVDPGEIGASFRGFQADGPAVALDVLAEARLEETRTGVLTRENWLPDTMAEADAAGVTDIDLRQAITYYRTERGHNEHSTNRRLSRSDSLLLGYDAFHLVDQLMTQPLQLVLAEHLEGTGFDTSAERLWKLAPNPVDRLIVPGARHYQMYDVPEYVDAAVDRLAIFYENCL; encoded by the coding sequence ATGCACATCACGATTCCCCGTGGGCCGTTCGAGCTCGCTGCCGAGCTGCACCTGCCCCACAGCGTCGACGAGTCGACACCACTGCGTGCCGTTGTGCTCTCCACGCCCGGCAGCAGCGTCAAGGAGCAGATCGGCGCCAACTACGCCTCCCGCCTGGCCGCGCGGGGCATCGCCGCGCTCGTTTTCGACCCCGCCCATCAGGGCCAGAGCGGCGGCGAACCCCGCGACCTGGAAGACCCCTACCGCCGCGGCGAAGACATCTCGTACGCCATCGACACCCTCAGCGCCCTTCCCGGCATCGACCCCCACCGCATCGGCATCCTCGGCATCTGCGCCGGCGGCGGCTACGCCATCCACACCGCCCGCACCGACCACCGCATCAAAGCTGTCGGCGCCGTCGACCCCGGCGAGATCGGCGCCTCGTTCCGCGGCTTTCAAGCCGACGGCCCCGCTGTCGCCCTCGACGTGCTCGCCGAGGCACGCCTCGAGGAGACCCGCACCGGCGTGCTGACCCGCGAGAACTGGCTTCCCGACACCATGGCGGAGGCCGATGCCGCCGGGGTGACCGACATCGACCTGCGGCAAGCCATCACCTACTACCGCACCGAACGCGGCCACAACGAGCACTCGACCAACCGCCGCCTGTCCCGCAGCGACTCACTCCTTCTCGGCTACGACGCGTTCCACCTGGTCGACCAGCTGATGACCCAGCCCTTGCAACTTGTCCTGGCCGAACACCTTGAAGGCACCGGCTTCGACACATCCGCGGAACGGCTGTGGAAACTCGCCCCCAACCCCGTCGACCGCTTGATCGTCCCGGGCGCCCGCCACTATCAGATGTACGACGTCCCCGAGTACGTCGACGCCGCCGTCGACCGCCTCGCCATCTTTTACGAGAACTGCCTGTAG
- a CDS encoding DUF2255 family protein, with translation MSTESPHTRAWSAAELAALDLSPLIHVAGARSDGTLRPFVQIGHVRLGQDELIRSLNGTGGTWYQGAIRTGRGEIDVDGRRIRVAFIADAGREDEVDHALRARYGNDSGVRRMMRPPAREATLRVVPLAEPATSDLKGAA, from the coding sequence ATGAGCACTGAATCACCGCACACTCGCGCGTGGTCCGCAGCTGAGCTGGCGGCACTTGATCTCTCGCCACTGATCCACGTCGCTGGAGCACGATCGGACGGGACGCTACGGCCCTTCGTACAGATCGGACATGTCCGCCTCGGCCAGGACGAGCTCATCCGGTCGCTGAACGGGACCGGTGGCACCTGGTACCAAGGTGCAATCCGCACGGGTCGAGGTGAGATCGACGTCGACGGCCGCCGGATCAGGGTCGCGTTCATCGCCGACGCCGGCCGGGAGGACGAGGTCGACCACGCGCTGAGAGCCCGATACGGCAACGATTCGGGCGTCCGCCGGATGATGCGACCACCGGCTCGAGAGGCGACGCTTCGCGTGGTCCCGCTCGCCGAACCCGCTACTTCTGATCTGAAAGGCGCTGCCTGA